A single genomic interval of Anser cygnoides isolate HZ-2024a breed goose chromosome 7, Taihu_goose_T2T_genome, whole genome shotgun sequence harbors:
- the LOC106031687 gene encoding protein NDNF-like, protein MSWCWFYLPLHLLMAACLCHSIKAPTSSSQQSFKSNLFNFYHSLILADGKETTIHLLKDIPKRYYFVLEEGRALAPFSITVTPCDVPIEWSILVHKASASFLGKVAQGDHDTDDVSKAQKATSFVSTIFNYKGNSVETYMGMSSHSALYMLEFLSTERDTHITVYLTTDTTSGNLYPELPLDPRLDVIGIGHTTVTLAWKHSPSVLQHRENIQYCLLVNEKHNYKSLCAAETAIRSSGMKLPATLALSLSPYLLEPQQVMILSNSELSIINRVSSGEVRQICMGTKNTYTVPNLSPSTQYYFDVFVVNLLTNASAAYTGTFARTLEEPEPKVMELKDGKVIQVVLDGKKQKFHTLQYQARHKKVQFTFQLCRGQVRVHITKNGKTVASENILGLRYLSLKGKLLDTYLVQLRSTEESNSSVKVQVSSQFNKPLFPLLPESLKIKSFSKLRTCNSITIAWLGTQEQSKYCVYKKRIEEDQVWMELRSTDRCSGPESRHKSEKVLCKYFYDVNLQRAVTTETIKGLDAGTLYLFDVYLIGPSGIPVRYHSKVVKTRKKC, encoded by the exons ATGTCTTGGTGCTGGTTTTATCTGCCTCTCCATCTTCTCATGGCTGCTTGCTTGTGTCATTCCATTAAAGCACCCACCAGCAGTTCGCAACAGAGCTTCAAGAGCAACCTCTTCAACTTCTACCACTCTCTAATTCTTGCCGATGGTAAGGAAACCACAATTCACCTGCTGAAGGATATCCCTAAAAG GTACTACTTTGTTCTGGAGGAGGGCAGAGCTCTGGCACCTTTCTCAATAACAGTGACCCCCTGTGATGTTCCCATCGAATGGAGCATACTTGTGCACAAGGCTTCAGCGAGCTTCCTTGGAAAAGTAGCACAAG GTGACCATGATACAGATGATGTCTCAAAAGCCCAGAAGGCTACAAGCTTTGTGTCAACCATTTTCAACTACAAGGGAAATTCTGTAGAGACTTACATGGGCATGTCTTCTCATTCTGCCCTCTACATGCTGGAGTTCTTATCCACCGAGCGTGATACACACATCACCGTGTACTTAACTACGGACACAACATCTGGGAACCTCTATCCAGAACTGCCACTGGATCCACGCTTAGATGTGATTGGCATTGGCCATACAACAGTGACTCTGGCCTGGAAACACAGTCCCTCTGTCTTGCAACATAGAGAAAACATACAGTACTGCCTTCTAGTTAATGAAAAGCACAATTATAAGAGTTTGTGTGCTGCTGAGACTGCAATCAGATCCTCTGGAATGAAACTGCCAGCTACCTTAGCCTTGTCTCTCTCTCCATACCTTCTTGAGCCACAGCAGGTGATGATATTGTCCAACAGTGAGCTGAGCATCATCAACAGAGTGAGCAGTGGGGAAGTCAGGCAGATATGCATGGGTACCAAGAACACTTACACTGTGCCCAATCTCAGTCCCAGCACTCAGtattattttgatgtttttgttgtCAATCTCCTCACGAACGCCAGCGCTGCTTACACTGGGACATTTGCAAGAACTCTGGAAGAACCTGAACCTAAGGTGATGGAGCTGAAAGATGGGAAGGTGATTCAGGTTGTCCTGgatggaaaaaagcagaaattccaCACACTGCAGTACCAAGCAAGGCACAAGAAAGTACAATTTACCTTTCAGTTGTGTCGTGGTCAAGTACGGGTTCACATAACAAAGAATGGTAAAACAGTagcatcagaaaacattttgggaCTGAGATATTTGTCACTGAAGGGAAAGCTGCTGGACACGTACCTGGTGCAGCTGAGGTCCACAGAGGAATCTAACTCTTCTGTGAAAGTACAGGTCTCCTCTCAATTCAACAAGCCCTTATTCCCACTTCTTCCAGAAAGCTTAAAAATCAAGTCTTTCAGCAAACTGAGGACCTGCAATTCCATCACCATTGCCTGGCTAGGAacacaagagcagagcaagtACTGCGTGTACAAGAAAAGGATTGAAGAAGATCAAGTGTGGATGGAACTGCGGAGCACAGACAGGTGCTCTGGACCTGAATCTCGGCACAAGTCAGAGAAAGTGCTGTGCAAGTATTTCTATGATGTCAATCTCCAGCGAGCTGTCACCACTGAGACCATCAAAGGGCTGGATGCTGGGACACTTTACTTGTTTGATGTTTATCTCATTGGGCCATCTGGCATCCCTGTCAGATATCACAGCAAAGTTGTGAAGAccaggaaaaaatgctga